The genomic segment ttataatgtaaattttttcattttaaaaatattcttaaattaattttgcttgacTTGAGGtggtatatatatttcaaattaatttctatatataacacatgtatgtataacatataatatcaaatatttattagtaatttatccatttatttaaaaaatcctgACTCCAACACtggatattgaaaaacaatttatatttatttgttcgtagttaaggataaaaaaaattcatggctGCGTCCTTATGCAAGGTAAGTAAGAGAATCCCCATTTTCACTGTCTATTATGTGGTTATAAGTTATGGATCATATAAAACTCTCCCACATTGGAGAAGAGCTAGCCATACCAGAAGGCCATTTATCTTCATGGAAATCCCCATAAAGTCATATTAAAGTACAGAGAACATCGTCCTAGTCACTCTCCCAGAAGTTGCAGAGATCTCAATCAATGTTGTGCCAGTAACCAAACAAGATGACACAATTTATAACTGTTTTGCTCACTTAGAGGTTCAGTTCCAGTTCTATGTTCTATCGACGAATGTTGAAGGAGTAATTGGCAGGAGTACTTGCCTCCAGATTTCAAGAACATCGTCCTAGTCACTCTCCCAAAAGTTGCAGAGATCTCAATCAATGTAGGGCCAGTAACCAAACCAGATGACACAATTTATAACTGTTTTGCTCAGTTAGAGGTTCAGTTCCAGTTCTATGTTCTATCGACGAATGTTGAAGGAGTAATTGGCAGGAGTACTTGCCTCCAGATTTCAAGAAGCCAGCAAAGCTAGGAGTGGCCATACCAGTTGTGGATAGGACAACATCCCTTCTCGCACACGTCCtagttatcttttctttttgcttcttttcttgtgtatttaaaagaaaaagataagcaTGTCTGTAACTTGGTATCCAAACTTATTTGCATAGGACAGACATATTCTTCTAGTAGTGTTTGGTAGAGAGATAAGACACAGAGGCATGACTATGTAAACGAGATAGTGAGATAGTAGAAAGATGGAACGTTGGGAACACAACTTATTTGTGTCTAGTAAGATGAacaagacaaaaacaaattgttcaATCTCTATTTGATACTAGGAGATGAGATGGAAtagaatatatatttgatttattcttataatttattttttgtatatgttTTGCTTGACCagtgtttaaatattttttgacatatattttaattattctttgatggatgtataataaaaatatattttaatttcaaataaaaacatacacATTAATTTGTgtgttttctttataaaaacatttttctattcattatactatgaataattatatttcttaataataatttttttctagaaaaattataatagttgaaagtataaaaattatagTATAATAACTTTTGtacacataaaaatattttgttagaaaacaaaaacaatcataGCATGGTTTAAAgtgataaattcaaaattaaaaaatattaaaacaatcaaataaaaaagaagcttaGATTGGTCTAGGCTACGATCTAGTCGTGTTTGGGCTTAGTTCAAGCCCGCGCGTCATctatattcaagttttttttttttttaggttgctAAATTCTGGCTAAATCGACAATAACatggtaagtttttttttaattatttttctcaaaaatacTTAACACTTCCCTAATTATTTTAAGCTCAAATATAAtctcaaaaaaatcatttttaaacaactaataatGAATAGACAATTAATCATAgtgaaaagataattttactCTCAAagtacattatattttttaggataaaattataattacattattataataaatagtaatttatGTCTGCATAGTAACTTTCTTaaaggatttattttttgttaattttgaaaaagaaagaaattttgctgattttttttgtttttcactttcAATTAGCAAATGataattcaattcaatcaaatttttttctaaagataTCTAAATTTTATTCTATCTGAACCACGATCAACTCAGGTCATCTTTGAAAGCTTTTGCTTCAGTGAACATTATCAAGGTTAAAAGCATTCAACCTTGAGCctgttaaagtaattcagatcaaacataaaaggaggctagaattctcaatgatatgtttattatgagtgcttaagttaatctaaatacaaaggaattatatataggttaaactgaaaatactattctacccttaataaataaaactagataattattacttaacatctcccctcaaactcatgATGCGGCATCTACAAGTATCGAGAGTTTgttaactagaaaacaaaaacgagatatggaatgcgtcttggtaaagaaatctgcaatctgcaaggaagaatgaacgaaaggcaaagtaatggtgtcatgcttaagatgatgacgagtaagatgacaatcgatctcaatgtgcttagttcgctcataaaaaccgagttgtgagcaatctgaatagaactctggttgtcacaattcataggagtaggatgagaaaagaaaactctcatatcagcaagtaaccaacgtaaccaaacaatctctttggtagtagatgccatgacagaagctgaaggaaagttgaaataccagattttgcagaagcggaagacaaaatatcactccaaattttttatttttcttgcagaaacttaactcaaataccaaattgcataaactgaagagaagacgaaataccaaaataattgcagagaTAGAACAGAAAtatcaaattgcagaagctgataccaaattgcagaaactgaagagaagacgaaataccaaaacaattgcagagacagatagaaataccaaattgcagaagctgattccaaattgcagaaactgaagagaagacgaaataccaaaacaattgcagagacagaacataaataccaaattgcagaagctgataccaaattgcagagactgatgagaagacgaaataccaaaataattgcagaggcagaacagaaataccaaattgcagaagctgaaaaatctaaaataaagtttcagatattaattcttcagccgcaagcacaaaacttgatcttcatcctccatcttttaataggtcaaacaactcatgtctgatgttttgaaaaatgaatctgaAGTTAAGCTTCATAGGAATGCATTGAGCGTGCTGGAACATCCTACAGGGAATGAAgtggatgatgataacaattttgATACGAGCAGTGGCTCTGACATTGGTGAACATAATTTCTACAAGGGCAACGAgttccataaaattaacaagtcaAGGGTTCGATCaactaggctctgataccatgataaagtaattcagatcaaacataaaaggaggctagaattctcaatgatatgtttattatgagtgcttaagttaacctaaatacaaaggaattatatataggttaaactaaaaatactattctacccttaataaataaaactagataattaTTACTTAACAGAGCCTACACAAGACAAGCTTTAAGCGAATATACACTTTTTGCAGCCTATCCAGTGTGGTCGGACTCACACGGTCCAGGATTACTTAACGGACCAGGTGCTGGAGTCCGGTTCACTCGATAATAATCCTCTCCCAGGTCTTAGATTGAGCACAAAAAAGAGTGGTCGTGTCAAATaaccaattcaacccaaaaagcttaagctattaagtAAAgtttcaggatatgatttatattattttttaacacatccTCTCAAGTGAAAATCTTTTAAGCTTGAAATTTGCACAGACTCACATtatcttatacttaatttttttaaaataaataaggatgatgagattcgaactcgtaaccgcttggtcattaaagctctgatatcatgtcaaagaacaaatttaacccaaaaacttaagctattaagtgaggtttcaggatatgatttatattattctctaatatgtTGGAGATCGTGCACCAAGTTATTAAccaagctcttttttattttatttttcgccTTATGGAAGCTTGCCTGTTTCTAAGTTCCTGTGAGTCAATTTGTTCTCTTCATTAACTAAACTCAGGAAGTGGAACAAATGCTGAGATAGCCAGACATGGTGTTGATCAAAAGTAAGGCAACCTGAGGTTTTGCTGCATAAAATGCAGTTTATCACATAagattatatagattttttttccctgaacCACAAGAGCTAGAAGATGAAAGTTTTGGAGAATAGATTAAATCTCAGTATTGGGAATGAGCTCACAAAAATCAAGTTCTCCACATGGAGAAAATTTGTATAGTAGTAGTCAGAGTATTGTagcagcatatatatatatatatatatatatatatatatatatatacacatactcAAGCATTGCTAATGAATCAGATTACTGAGACAGTGAGCTGTGAGTTATTTCTATAATCAATCTGTGGATATAAATATTGTGAAAGCAATACATTGAATATCTCCAGTAATtgtgtgaaaaataaataacatggcAGCTTAAAGCCAGAAGAATTTTAGATCAAGCCCTTACGGTAACTTGCAATTTTAGATGGATTGATTCGCATCCATCACTGAACAATATTACAAGCTATGGAAGATAAattgaggtaaaaaaaaattgaacaatgtGATAAGAGATAACCTTAGCTCATTCACTTCCCATTTTATCACAAACACTCGGTGACCAGACAGCCAAATCTTCACCAGAATGCCCTTTGTCCAAGAAGGGGTGGAAGCCTTCTCATCTTCCACGAGGATTTACTAGCTGAGAAAATACAGCACTAGTGGCAGCATCCTCAGCATCATCGTCTGTTACAGAGTTCCCTCCATCAATTATACTTACGCTGTTATCAAATGGTTCAAGTGGTGTCAACGGAATGCCTGGGATATGGTTTGTGCTGTTATCTTCAGGTTCCATGAGCGCAGATGAGGTCTCCTCAAGCTGAAGAGCATACTCGAGATTCCATAAGACGTCTCCCATTGATGGCCTGTCAACTCCATGCTCTGCAAGGCATTTCTCAGCTGTCTCCCCAAATTTCTTGAGAGAAGCTGGATTCACCTTACCTGCTAGATTGGAGTCCATGATTTGATCCAACATGCCCTTCTTCTGCCAGGTCATTGCCCACTCTGCTATATTGACTTGTTCCCTCGGGAGAACAGGGTTTAGAGCCGGTCTGGTGCAGAGAACTTCCATTAGAACCACTCCAAATGAATACACATCTGACTTCTCTGTGAGTTGTTGCCTTCTGAAGTACTCAGGATCAAGGTAACCAAAGCTACCCTTAACAGCTGTGCTCACATGGGTCTGATCAAGAGCTGGGCCTGTTTTTGAGAGGCCAAAATCAGCAACTTTGGCCACGAAATTTTCATCCAACAGAATGTTTGTTGTCTTGACATCTCGGTGAATAATGCTTTGAGTGGCGCCTGTGTGGAGATAATGCAGGCCCCTGGCAGCCCCAATGCATATTTCTAGTCGTTGCTTCCATGATAGAGGTGGAAGATCAGTTCCATATAGATGGCTCCTAAGGGGTCCATTAGCCATGTATTCGTAGACAAGAATCATTTCTGACCGCTCATCACAATAGCCAATAAGAGAGACAAGATGACGGTGGCGAAGCTTCGATAACATTTCAATCTCAGTTCGGAATTCAGCAAGACCTTGTTCGGATCTGGGATTTCCTCTTTTGACAGCTACTTTGGTTCCATCTTCAACGGTTCCTTTGTACACCCTGCCAAAACCACCAACCCCAAGAAGCAGGCTCTCATCGAACTTGTTCGTTGCATCGAGGATTTCTTGGAATGTGAAGAGCCGACCAAGATTAGAGGAAGTCAATGAGATGCAGCTTGCCGTTCCACTCTTTTGAGAAGTTGTGGACATCTTGGTCATGGTCTGAGAGTTTCCATATAATGGCAATGGCAGCCATGGATGTGCCTGGTGAGTAGTAGTCTTTGACCTGTGTGCTGCCAAGCAACAGTAACAGAGACCAATCAAACCAAATGCAACCACAGCTCCAACAATCGAACCAATGATAATTCCAATCTTGTTTTTCTTCGATGGTGATTGAGGAAGGAGGCTCTCAACAGATGAAAGCCCATCCAAGCTTTTAGCTTCATTGCTGATTTTGAAAATCTCCAGCCCATTCATAGTTGCATTTGCCAAATCTGTTGTTAAATCTGGACCAACACTTACAGTGAAAGTATCTGAATCTACTGATGCGTTGGAGACAAAGTCTCTGTAATAGGGTACACTCAAGCCACCGGTAAAGGTTGAGAGGTCAAGACTCTCAACAGCATTATCATCATTTATGTACAGATTGAACACAAGATTGTTCAGAGCCTTACT from the Populus nigra chromosome 1, ddPopNigr1.1, whole genome shotgun sequence genome contains:
- the LOC133691851 gene encoding receptor-like protein kinase THESEUS 1 → MVSMKLVSWLPVVVAYVLFEFPGHSGSFAAFTPPDNYLVACGSSQNVIFQGKTYVPDSGHSSLTLNTGTSVVAKSNSSFPSPIYQSARILSGISSYKFDIKQEGRHWIRLYFYPIPNSGQNLMSASITVATDDFVLLNNFTFKNYNGSYMFKEYAVNVTSDTLTLSFIPSNNSVTFINAIDVVSIPDEVFPDQAVAINPSTPFSGLTELAFETVFRLNTGGPLITAENDTLGRIWENDAKYLHVNSSALNVSVNPASIRYPPAVTTEIAPNWVYASADVMGDANVANMNFNITWVFSVNQNFRYFVRVHFCDIVSKALNNLVFNLYINDDNAVESLDLSTFTGGLSVPYYRDFVSNASVDSDTFTVSVGPDLTTDLANATMNGLEIFKISNEAKSLDGLSSVESLLPQSPSKKNKIGIIIGSIVGAVVAFGLIGLCYCCLAAHRSKTTTHQAHPWLPLPLYGNSQTMTKMSTTSQKSGTASCISLTSSNLGRLFTFQEILDATNKFDESLLLGVGGFGRVYKGTVEDGTKVAVKRGNPRSEQGLAEFRTEIEMLSKLRHRHLVSLIGYCDERSEMILVYEYMANGPLRSHLYGTDLPPLSWKQRLEICIGAARGLHYLHTGATQSIIHRDVKTTNILLDENFVAKVADFGLSKTGPALDQTHVSTAVKGSFGYLDPEYFRRQQLTEKSDVYSFGVVLMEVLCTRPALNPVLPREQVNIAEWAMTWQKKGMLDQIMDSNLAGKVNPASLKKFGETAEKCLAEHGVDRPSMGDVLWNLEYALQLEETSSALMEPEDNSTNHIPGIPLTPLEPFDNSVSIIDGGNSVTDDDAEDAATSAVFSQLVNPRGR